In Pseudomonas grandcourensis, the DNA window CGCCCGATGGCCATGGTCGTCTGCGAGCCGGGGCAATACCTCGACCGCAAGATTCTGGAGGTGCATTTGCAAACCTTCGTCGACGGCGGGCGCATCAACAAATGGGCGATCCCCAAGCAGTTCAAGTTCGTGACCGAAATCCCCAAGACCAGCGTTGGCAAGATCAACAAGAAGCTGATTCGGGAAACTGAAGCGAACTGAGGGATAAACCTGCCACTGATGTTGTAGGAGCGAGCCTGCTCGCGATGGACTCGAGAGCGCCGTGGGCTATCAGGTTTACAGCGTTATCGTTAACGACCATCGCGAGCAAGCTCGCTCCTACAGAAATCCACCGGTGTCAGGCGGTTTCTGGATAGTTTGCGGGGCGTCATCTTTGTCATAGTCCTCGCCAAAGAAAACGCCCCGTTGGTCGCGGTTTTCAGCGCTTGTGCCAAGCTGAACGGGGTATTGAACCGCCGTGCATTCAATTGCCGGTCAGGCAAACCCCACGGAAGCCCACGACATGACCTTCAACCGTGCATCAAACGTCCGCCAAGAGTTCTACAAAGCCGTCTGGTTCTACTTCAAAGTGGTGTGGCCGATCTTCTCGATCCTGCTGTTGGTGATCATCGGAATCGGCCTCATCATCGCCCAGCTGGAAGGATGGAGCCCGGATGACGGTGTCTACTTCGCCTTCGTGACCGGCCTGACCATCGGTTATGGAGAGTTGGTGCCAAAACTGGGTGTGTCGCGAGTGCTGGCGATCCTGCTGGGTTTCAACGGCGTGCTGATGACCGCGACGTTCGCGGCGATC includes these proteins:
- a CDS encoding potassium channel family protein; the encoded protein is MTFNRASNVRQEFYKAVWFYFKVVWPIFSILLLVIIGIGLIIAQLEGWSPDDGVYFAFVTGLTIGYGELVPKLGVSRVLAILLGFNGVLMTATFAAISVRAIEVTVTASRQKDVE